One segment of Amycolatopsis alba DSM 44262 DNA contains the following:
- a CDS encoding SDR family oxidoreductase, whose translation MTTYFVTGATGFLGKRLVARLLRRPETVAVHVLVRETSRGKLPSHEKLVPVTGDLTEPSLGIDPARLGRLDHVVHLGAIYDLTADEAANRAANVDGTRNVLEFAAAANAGLFHHVSSIAVAGQYAGRFTEADFDLGQSFASPYHATKFEAEKLVRRHGKTPFRVYRPSAVAGDSRTGEMDKIDGPYYFLPAISRLAALPRRFPLAAPDLGATNIVPVDYVVEAMEHLMHVDAPTGSTYHLASPRPQPLHEVYNAFARAAGGPKISAVLPPRPSGALKRAGTRLAKSAAAGFDRVPGGRPARAAVLAELGVPLEVLPHLSMEVDFDTSATTAALEGSGITLPPLKEYAGPLYRYWLAHLDPDRGRRRPGPEPLDGRKVLITGASSGIGRASALAVAAKGAEVILVARRADELEEVREQIVAAGGKASAYPCDLTDGGAVDALVKDVLAAHGAVDMLVNNAGRSIRRSLSLSTERFHDYERTMAINYFGPVRLTLGLLPSMTARGFGHVVNVTTQGLQTDTPRFSAYLASKAALEEFGLTAGRETLSDGVTFTSVRMPLVRTDMITPTGSYRGMPSSSPERAAALVVKALEKRPEILNLPEGTAAELVTLVAPKTARFFAHLVYRAMPESAPESRGLPRKAPLASVAGAVTRLLWRRRP comes from the coding sequence ATGACCACCTACTTCGTGACGGGCGCGACGGGTTTTCTGGGAAAACGCCTGGTCGCGCGCCTACTGCGGCGACCTGAGACCGTAGCCGTCCATGTTCTCGTGAGGGAGACCTCACGCGGGAAGCTCCCGAGCCACGAGAAGCTCGTTCCCGTCACCGGCGATCTGACCGAACCTTCGCTGGGCATCGACCCCGCCCGGCTGGGTCGCCTCGACCACGTCGTGCACCTCGGCGCGATCTACGACCTCACCGCGGACGAGGCCGCCAACCGCGCGGCCAACGTCGACGGCACCCGCAACGTCCTGGAGTTCGCCGCCGCCGCGAACGCCGGACTCTTTCACCACGTCTCTTCGATCGCGGTCGCCGGGCAGTACGCCGGGCGCTTCACCGAAGCCGACTTCGACCTCGGCCAGTCCTTCGCGTCGCCGTATCACGCGACGAAGTTCGAGGCGGAGAAACTCGTGCGACGGCATGGGAAAACGCCGTTCCGCGTGTACCGGCCGTCCGCCGTGGCCGGCGATTCGCGCACCGGTGAGATGGACAAGATCGACGGTCCGTACTACTTCCTCCCCGCGATCTCGCGGCTCGCCGCCCTGCCTCGCCGCTTCCCGCTGGCCGCCCCTGATCTCGGCGCCACGAACATCGTGCCGGTCGACTACGTCGTCGAAGCGATGGAACACCTCATGCACGTCGACGCGCCCACCGGCAGCACGTACCACCTCGCGTCGCCTCGGCCCCAGCCGCTGCACGAGGTCTACAACGCCTTCGCACGGGCCGCGGGCGGCCCGAAGATCTCCGCCGTCCTTCCCCCGCGACCGTCCGGCGCGCTGAAGCGGGCCGGGACCCGGCTGGCGAAGTCCGCGGCGGCCGGGTTCGACCGGGTCCCCGGCGGGCGTCCGGCCCGCGCGGCGGTACTGGCGGAACTCGGCGTCCCGCTCGAAGTCCTGCCCCATCTGAGCATGGAGGTCGACTTCGACACGAGCGCGACCACCGCGGCCCTCGAAGGCAGCGGGATCACCTTGCCGCCGTTGAAGGAGTACGCCGGTCCGCTCTACCGCTACTGGCTCGCGCACCTGGACCCCGATCGCGGCCGCCGCCGTCCGGGGCCGGAACCGCTCGACGGCCGCAAGGTGCTGATCACCGGCGCCTCGTCGGGCATCGGGCGCGCGTCCGCGCTGGCCGTCGCTGCGAAGGGCGCCGAAGTGATCCTGGTGGCCAGGCGTGCTGACGAACTCGAAGAGGTCCGTGAGCAGATCGTCGCGGCGGGTGGGAAGGCCTCGGCGTATCCGTGCGACCTCACCGACGGCGGCGCGGTCGACGCTCTGGTCAAGGACGTGCTCGCCGCGCACGGCGCCGTCGACATGCTGGTCAACAACGCCGGCCGCTCGATCCGGCGCTCGCTTTCACTGTCCACCGAACGGTTCCATGACTACGAGCGCACGATGGCCATCAACTACTTCGGCCCCGTGCGGCTGACGCTGGGCCTGCTGCCGTCGATGACCGCGCGCGGGTTCGGCCACGTCGTCAACGTGACCACGCAAGGGCTGCAGACCGACACCCCACGGTTTTCCGCTTACCTGGCCTCGAAGGCCGCGCTGGAGGAGTTCGGGCTGACCGCCGGCCGGGAAACGCTTTCCGACGGCGTCACCTTCACCTCGGTCCGGATGCCGCTGGTGCGCACCGACATGATCACCCCGACCGGGTCCTACCGCGGCATGCCGTCCAGCTCCCCCGAACGCGCCGCCGCTCTCGTGGTGAAGGCACTGGAGAAACGACCCGAGATCCTGAATCTGCCCGAAGGCACGGCCGCCGAGTTGGTGACGCTCGTCGCACCGAAGACGGCGCGGTTCTTCGCCCACCTCGTCTACCGCGCGATGCCGGAGTCCGCTCCGGAATCCCGTGGCCTGCCCCGGAAGGCTCCGCTC